Proteins from one Dermacentor variabilis isolate Ectoservices chromosome 1, ASM5094787v1, whole genome shotgun sequence genomic window:
- the LOC142576094 gene encoding antimicrobial peptide microplusin-like, with translation MKAFLVCAMLATVTAVSFAHHLELCEKTDEQLSSELECIRGMLSDATKQSFDNAMAALGCADWSCVIRKLCEGGDLEGAMAQYFTQAQITEIHNAATACDPDA, from the exons ATGAAGGCTTTCCTGGTCTGCGCCATGCTCGCCACCGTCACCGCTGTGAGCTTTGCTCACCATCTCGAGCTCTGCG AAAAGACCGATGAACAGCTGAGCAGTGAACTTGAATGTATCCGCGGGATGCTTTCAGATGCG ACAAAACAAAGCTTTGACAACGCCATGGCGGCTCTTGGCTGCGCGGACTGGAGCTGCGTCATCCGGAAACTGTGCGAGGGAGGCGATTTG GAAGGGGCGATGGCGCAATATTTCACA CAAGCACAGATCACGGAAATTCACAACGCTGCCACCGCATGCGACCCCGACGCGTAG